Proteins from one Chelonia mydas isolate rCheMyd1 chromosome 14, rCheMyd1.pri.v2, whole genome shotgun sequence genomic window:
- the KCNJ2 gene encoding inward rectifier potassium channel 2, protein MGSVRTNRYSIVSSEEDGMKLATMAVANGFGNGKSKVHTRQQCRSRFVKKDGHCNVQFINVGEKGQRYLADIFTTCVDIRWRWMLVIFCLAFILSWLFFGCVFWLIALLHGDLEEPANYKPCVSNVNSFTAAFLFSIETQTTIGYGFRCVTDECPIAVFMVVFQSIVGCIIDAFIIGAVMAKMAKPKKRNETLVFSHNAVVGLRDGKLCLMWRVGNLRKSHLVEAHVRAQLLKSRITSEGEYIPLDQIDINVGFDSGIDRIFLVSPITIVHEIDEQSPLYDYSKQDMDNADFEIVVILEGMVEATAMTTQCRSSYLANEILWGHRYEPVLFEEKNYYKVDYSRFHKTYEVPNTPLCSARDLAEKKYILSNANSFCYENEVALTSKEEDESDNGVPESMSTDTLPDMDHHNQAGVPLEPRPLRRESEI, encoded by the coding sequence ATGGGCAGCGTGCGAACCAACCGCTATAGCATCGTTTCCTCAGAGGAGGATGGCATGAAGCTGGCAACCATGGCAGTTGCCAATGGCTTCGGGAACGGGAAGAGCAAGGTACACACTAGGCAGCAGTGCAGGAGCCGCTTCGTCAAGAAAGATGGACACTGCAATGTCCAGTTCATTAATGTGGGTGAGAAAGGACAACGCTACCTGGCAGACATCTTTACCACCTGCGTGGATATTCGCTGGAGGTGGATGCTAGTTATCTTCTGCCTGGCTTTCATTCTTTCATGGCTTTTTTTTGGCTGTGTATTTTGGCTGATTGCTCTGTTGCATGGGGATCTGGAGGAGCCAGCAAACTACAAACCTTGTGTCTCCAATGTGAACAGCTTCACTGCAGCCTTCCTCTTCTCCATCGAAACCCAGACAACAATTGGGTATGGTTTTAGGTGTGTCACGGACGAGTGCCCCATCGCAGTATTCATGGTGGTTTTCCAGTCTATCGTAGGCTGCATCATTGATGCCTTCATCATTGGGGCTGTCATGGCAAAGATGGCTAAACCAAAAAAGAGAAACGAAACTCTAGTCTTCAGCCACAATGCTGTTGTGGGCCTGAGGGATGGGAAGCTGTGCTTAATGTGGCGCGTTGGAAACCTACGGAAAAGCCATTTGGTTGAGGCACATGTGAGAGCCCAGCTCCTTAAATCCAGGATAACCTCCGAAGGAGAATACATCCCTTTGGACCAAATAGACATCAACGTTGGGTTTGACAGTGGGATAGACCGCATATTCCTGGTGTCCCCAATTACAATAGTCCATGAAATAGATGAACAAAGTCCCTTGTATGACTACAGTAAGCAAGACATGGACAATGCAGACTTTGAAATTGTAGTAATATTAGAGGGCATGGTGGAAGCTACCGCCATGACTACCCAGTGCCGTAGTTCATATCTGGCAAATGAAATCCTCTGGGGCCACCGTTATGAGCCTGTGCTCTTCGAAGAGAAAAACTACTATAAAGTGGACTACTCTAGGTTCCACAAAACGTACGAAGTGCCCAACACGCCCCTTTGTAGTGCCAGAGACTTAGCAGAAAAGAAATACATTCTCTCAAATGCAAATTCCTTTTGCTACGAGAATGAAGTGGCCCTCACCAGCAAAGAAGAGGACGAGAGTGACAATGGGGTGCCTGAAAGCATGAGCACGGACACCCTCCCAGACATGGACCATCATAACCAAGCTGGGGTGCCACTAGAACCTAGGCCATTAAGGCGGGAATCGGAAATATGA